AGCCCAATTacaacttaaaattttaaaaccaattaataaaatcttaaatccGAGGTATCGaaactaaaaattttcaatatgTAGTCAGTTCTGTCAAATTTGAAGAACACTTCTgcctttttatccaataatcgCTGGTTACTGTATGGATGTCATATCCTCTTGGGCTGTTATGGTTATCAGCTATTAATCTGTTTGGCTGCCTAGAAGATTTCACACGTCAACAGAGAAAGGTTGGGACTGCTGTGTTTAggctcttttttattttgaaaaaaaataattggaactattggttttagattttaaagATGCATATTTGAAATTAGACTTCTCGTTTTCCTATAACTTTCCTGTATTTTCTGAGAAGCCAAACTGAGGAACTTATTCGTCGGCCTTTTTTTTCACGGTTTTTTCTCTTCATACCTGATCATGAAGTTGGTGATTTGGGTTACACATGAAGTGATTTTTTCGTGAGCTGCTTTCCAAACCGCTTCTCTTAACCGGATCTCATTCTCCGGTTATTAGGGTTGTGCTCCAGCAtcgcttttatttatttatttgtaatttataaatagGTTCGCTTCTATTagtattctatatatttttgcCTGTAAATTTTCTTTTCGGCCTGGTTACTCGGTTTTAATATGGTTTAATCTTTTGGGAATTTACTTCAATCATTTGAAATCCGGTAAAATTGAcaagaaaggggaaaaaaaaaaaaaaaagacacctCCCCTTAGCTGAAGCAAATTTGTGTTCTACTCTTAAGCTTTGATTTTGGTTCCAAGTTTactctctttcttttggtttaatACTTGCCGTGAGTTTTCTTTGTATTCTGAGGGAGGCTGTCAATAAGCGTTATTCAAATTTGATGGAACTGActatatattgaaaatattttgtttggcTGCCTGGGATTTGAGATTTCATTAATTAGTTTTAAGTTGTAATTGGGCTCGTGTGATCGGTCTCTATTTCTTAAGTTGCCGTCTTGCTCTATTGAACAAACAATGTTGGATAAATGCGAAGCCAATAATAGTATATTCAATCCCAGATACTTCTGGAATTATTTGCTTTTAATTCCTGAGCTAACTTCGTGCTGTAGTTTGTTGGGGAAACCCAGCGCCTCCTGttgtatttctcttttattaagGCTGTGTTTGTGTCAGCCGAACTTATTTTCTGGGAAAAGATATTTATCTCTTGACCTGTttgagaaggggaaaaaaagcgGTCTATGGAAAAGGATCCTTCGACGTCGATCATCTTCATACTTTGTTTTCTCCATTGCCCCAACATGAAAGGTTACTATTTCTCTGCAAACGGACGACAGCTATTAACTCTAATTTTATACAAGGGCCCGTTTAAGTTTATCATTGATGGATTTTTTCTGTTTGAATTAGCACATAAGACAGCCACTTGTACCTATTCTAGTTGATGTTGTTTCGttcatttctaaattttaaatgttttttttgtgttttatcttatcagccatggctgaagaatcAGGTATGTTTATGGTTCCCCAAACAGTCGGAAGCGTTCTTTGTTGTAGATGCGGCATTCCAATGGCACCAAATGCTGCCAATATGTGTGTGAAGTGTCTGCGCTCCGAAGTCGACATCACGGAAGGTCTTCAGAAGCATGTAATCATAATTCATTGCCCTGAGTGCGACACCTACTTGCAGCCACCGAGAACATGGCTCAAAGCCCAATTGGAATCGAAGGAACTGTTGACATTCTGCGTAAAGAGGCTGAAGAATTTGAATAAAGTAAGATTGGTGCATGCAGAGTTCATTTGGACCGAACCCCATTCCAAGAGGATCAAGGTCAGATTGAAAGTTCAGAAAGAGGTTCTTAATGGAGCAATACTTGAACAATCGTATGTGGTCGAGTATGTTCAGCAAGAACATATGTGTGAATCCTGTTCAAGGATTCAGGCCAATCCAGACCAGTGGGTTGCAGCTGTGCAACTGCGCCAACATGTTTCTCACAGGCGTACTTTCTTTTACTTGGAGCAGCTGATTCTGAAGCACAATGCTGCTGCCTCTGCCATAAAGATCAAGCAGATGGATCAAGGGATcgacttctttttctcaaaCCGGAGTCATGGTGTgaagtttgtggagtttgttggTAAAGTTGCTCCAGTTAGGAGTCGCAATGACAAACAGCTTGTTTCCCATGATACTAAGAGCAATAACTACAATTACAAGTACACTTTCTCTGTTGAAATCTGCCCGATATGTCGTGAGGATTTGATCTGTTTGCCTCCAAAGGTCGCTGCTAGTTTGGGAAATCTAGGTCCTCTTGTGATTTGCACCAAAGTCACCAACAGCATTGCTTTGCTTGATCCTTTCACCTTGAGGATCTGTTTCTTGGATGCTGATCAGTATTGGAGGGTGCCATTCAAATCTCTATCCACTAGCAGGCAGCTAGTGGAGTATATAGTGTTAGATGTGGAGATTGTTTCTTCTGAAGTTAACGTTGGTGGCTCCAAGTATTTCTTAGCTGATGCACAAGTGGCCCGTTTATCAGATTTTGGGAAAAATGATACAATTTTCTCCATCAGAACACATCTGGGCCATCTTTTGAACCCTGGGGATTATGCTCTTGGTTACGACTTATATGGAGCTAACAGTAATGATGGTGAGCTAGAGAAGCACAAAGGTCTGATCCTCCCAGAGGCAATTCTGATAAAGAAGAGCTACGAAGAGAAGCGCCAGAAGAAGCGCGGGAAGCCTCGTGCATGGAAGCTTAAATCCCTTGACATGGAAGTTGATGATAGGAAGGGTAGAGCTGAGCAAGAGAAGATGAACACTGAGTATGAACAGTTCTTGAAAGATCTGGAGGAGAACCCTGAAATGAGGTTCAATGTATCATTGTACCGTAATAGAGATTACCAGCCATCAGAGATGACATCTGTGGCTGATGGAGATGACTTGCCTTCTGTTCCACTGGAAGAGTTGCTTGCTGATCTCGAACTAAGTGAAGAGGAGGAAGTTGCGAGTGATAGCATGATGGAGTGATGGGAAGCTTTTGTTCTTAAAACGTATTTTCCTTACCCAGAACTTCTATCGTACAAGTAAATAGATTATATTTTTGCAAAAGATGGCCGTTATGTTTTAATGTTGTAAGTTGAGTTAGTCCTGATAGTCGTGTTTTTGGATGGTTGGATGTGATGGAAGTATGAATGCAataatttcaatgaaataaaccATACAAATTGGCTCTTTATAGAAGTTTGCATGTACATGAAGTACGTCAATATTTTGTAGGTCAATTCATCCATATATCTGTTGAAACTATAGAAAGATCATATCATATCTTATTGTCGACCTACACAAGATATTAGGAAGAGTGCCTTATCACAAATTCTATACTTTTAACTCTTCATGGTTCTTTTTACTAATCGAAAATTCTGAAAAATGTATGTAGATTTTGTTTTCAAACCcaatttattcattttgtaGGAAGTGAAGGAAATGTAAATGCACAACATTTTAGAGCCAATTGTACTCATTATTTGGTAACcattatttctcatcttatcacTTAAAAAATTTAGCTATCATGAAAGGTAAAATCTcctaattgatttttttagctATCATGAAAGGTAAAATCTCCTAATTGAAGTTAGACAATTAATTTGACATGAGTAATCTCCAAGTTTCATTAAAAAATGACATTAATATGACCATGGGTTAAATGATTAGCATGTTTTTATGAATGgataaatcataaaaatagctTGTGTGGAAAGTAGACATTAATAACGGGAACTCGTTGGACATTTCCCCGAAAGGTCTAAAGTCCGGTACACTTGGACATTACAACACCATCAAATGGACTCTTCAGAAGTTAGACATTAATCTCAATCGACACAGTTATTGGATGGATCATCGCCTAATATTCTAGCTGGGAGACTCACCTGATATTATGGTGAAAAGGTTGTAACACAGTCTCACATCAACTCCTTTTAAAGGCTACGGAGAACATCCTAGTTATTCCTTTCAAATGTCATATAAAATACATTTGAACTTTAAATTGGTAACTGTTTCCACAATTCAAACTTCCAACATGTCCGTACAATACAATGCATATGCCAATTCATATGTCCAAAATCCAAATTTACAGAGGTAAAGCATTGTACAGAGCCTATAAAGACAACCCTTGAAAAGACTTCAGGAAGATggttgattattattatttaaaattattattattattaggttaagtttgaatagtgagttgagaagaaagttgaaaatgattaaaatattattttttaatattattattttagaatttgaaaaagttagattgtttattatattttggtggaaatttgtaaaagttgaaaattatgaaTCATGAGAAGAGATGAGATGGATTGAGTCCAAAGTGAGCTAGACTTTTGATCAAACTTTTGttcaaaaactttttgaaggctGTTCAATTAATCTTTCTCATTCTAAAAGTACTGTGGTATGAGGCAGCTAGCTATCGATATTTAGATATGTTTGGATGATGAGGTGATTtaagatgatttgtgaataataataaataataaaaaagtaataataaaatattaaataatagcgaataatagtaaaaaaaaatagataaaaaataatgataaaatattaaatagtagtggaATGATCTCGCAAACACAATCCTAAAGGTGGTTGAAAAGTCGAGAACACCATTAGAGAAAATCCACCCCTTTTTCAGCTCCTCCTAAATATCCATTCCAGTTTTCGGTTAGTGATTCCAAAAGATCAGCGGCTACATTATCATCGAAATTTCTAAGGTTGCCCAAACTCCAAATCGGCCAAAATGATCGTGTTCCTCAACTTATCTTCAGTTCTTCATGATCAGCCTACAATGAAAATTCTATTCTTGATTTCATGTCTTTCCTTGATACCCCTATGCTCACTTTTCCTCAAAGTCTGTACGTTAGTGGTGTCTGGCCAATGTCTTGGTGATGAGCAATCCTGGTTGCTTCAGTTGAAGAACAAGCTTATGTTCAACGGTGCCTTGTCGGCAAAATTGGCACATTGGAATTATAGTGCCGATTGCTGCTCGTGGGAAGGCGTAACCTGCAGCGAGGGTCGCGTTATTGGTCTCGACCTCAGCAATGAATCCATCTCTGGTGTGCTTGACAATTCCAACAGCCTTTTCAATCTTCCCCGTCTCCAGAAGCTAAACTTGGCCTATAACGAGTTTGATTCTTCCCAGTTTACGAAGCTCAGCAATTTGACTTACTTGAATCTGTCAACTGCAGGCTTTGCCGGGCAGATTCTCACACCTCAAAAGGTTGGCTACTCTTGATTTATCCATCCTTTCTTACCGGATTACTTATTTGCTTATGCTTGAGAACCCAAATCTATCTACGTTATAGTTCAGAATCTTTCGGGGCTTAGGGAACTTCATCTTGATGGTGTAAATATCTTAGCAGAAGGGTATGAGTGGTGTCAGGCCTTATCATCTTCATTGCCTCATCTAAGAGTGTTGAGAATGTCAAGATGTTATCTTTCTAGGCCTTTTGATCCATCCTTGCAGAATCTCCAGTCCCTCTCAGTTATTCATCTGGCTCATAACTAGTTTTTTGTTCAAATTCCAGAGTTTTTTGCAGACTTCAAAAGCTTGACATCCTTGAGTTTCACCTCATGCAATTTGAATGGGAAATTTCCAAAAAAGATCTTCCAAATTCCAACGCTGCAAAGGCTTGAATTATCAGGTAATACGATACTACAAGGTTCTTTAGGTTGGATCTGGAAACTTCCTAATCTAGCTCACTTGAATCTCTCTTTTAACTACCTACTATCTCTAGAAGGACCATTCCTCAGTTGTCCAACTTTAAATATGCTAGACCTTCGTTCCAACCATTTCCATGGCCAATTCCCCTTTTTTCTCCCCAGTGTTGTGTACTTGGATTTGTCAAAGAATAATTTCAACTCTTCCATACAAAAAAGCATTGAGAACTTGCCCAATACCACTAATTTCTTCTCCCTTTCAAGCAACAAATTCAATGGGATTATTCCTGTTTCTATATGCAATGCTACATATCTTCAAGTTTTAGGTTTGTCAAACGGTTCCTTCAATGGAATAATTCCCCGGTGCTTGATTGAGATGAGTGAGATGCTATGAGTGCTAAATCTGGGGAAAAACAATCTCATTGGCACAATTTCTGATGCATTTCTGAGCAATTGTCATTTACAAACTCTAGCTCTCAATGAAAACCAACTAGGAGGAGAGTTGCCAAAATCTCTAGCCAATTGCACAAAGTTGAAAGTCTTGCCTATTGGGAACAACCACATCGAAGACACCTTCCCTTGTTATTGAAGAACAGTTCCAGTTTGCGTGTCCTTATTTTGCAATCAAACAAGTTTTACAGGTCGATTGGCTGCCCGGGGCCAAATGCCACTTGGCTGGACCTTCAAATTCTAGATCTAGCTTTCAACAAATTCAGTGGAAAGCTATCAAAAAGTTCCTTCACTGCTGGTGACGATGAGGACCAGACAGCTGAATCATCTTCACTTTGAATTTTATGGATTAGgtccttattattattaacaagaTACTTTAACTGTCGTCAATAAGGATCTTGAGCTAGAGTTGGTGAAGATACAAACAATCCGCACTTATATTGACTTTTCATGCAACAATCTCGTTGGGCCTATTCCTGAAGAATTGGGAGTACTCAAATTGTTATATGTTCTCAACTTGTCAAATAATGTCTTCACTGGCCAAATCCCATCATCTTTGGGAAAGGTGAGCCATCTTGAGTCACTAGACCTGTCGAGCAATGAGCCTACAGGGGTGATCCCTTTGCAACTCGCAGATGGTCTTATTTTTCTGTCAGTCCTCAACCTTTCATTCAACAACCTGTTTGGAAGAATTCCACTGATCAAGCAATTTGCTACATTTTCGAAAACTTCCTATGAAGGGAATCAACGATTATATGGCTttcctttgaaagaaaaatgcaGAGATGAAGAGCCAGTATCTCTACCTCCAACATTTGGAGAAACACCATCCGACTCTAGGATTGTGATTAATTGGAACTATCTAAGTATTGAATTGGGATACGTTTTCGGCTTTGGGATTTTCATTGGGCCGCTTGTGTTTTgggagaggtggaggatatgGTATTTCAAACAAGTTGATAGCATTCTTTTCAAAATCTTTCTCAAACTGTATCTTGGAAGGAAAATCCAGCATAGACCAACCCAAAGAAATCGGGGACAGAGACGTCGGGAATCAATACATTAGACTTTCCACTTTGTTTGTTCCGCTTTGTTTCAATATaatgcaaaattaaaaaaaatacgatATGCTATTGAATGTGAGGCTATTATGAGCAAATTGATACATTAGACTTtccatcttaaattttatccttCTCATGgttgaatttatattaaaattagtaGCAGACTCACTTGCATGggagtaattaaatttcttcaccctcttcctttgtctagttctttttttttttttgtttttttgtttttttgtttttttcctactTGTCTAGAGGGTTCAACAAATAATTGCTTACAACTAATAGGAACTTTTGTTGGGCCTATTTGTGTATGGTATAATTCTGTTTGAGGCTGCCAGATTATGATCTAATTCCACCAGAATTTGTTGCAGTTTTTTTAATGACACGCTCTGACTTTTGATTCGGCCCAATTCGCTAATTAGGGTTTACTATACATTGAATTAAATTCTTGTACGACCGtcgcactatatatatatatattttatgaaaaatgatatttgaggTCTTAGAGTGTACAAATTTTACGcacaactatttaaaaaaaaatgataaatctaagacccatatgaaaattttatattttaatgatgGATCCtaccttttttaaaagaagtgtaCAAGGCTTACAGACTCTAAtattgtatctagcattacttgTATGTGATtgattccatttttattttattttttttctcatcattcttaaaaatttcaagaatgcAAGACAATTCTAAccaattaattttcttgtattcTTCAACATTGTTTCCACCGAATGATTCTAAAAGAACAACTTTACAAAAATACAACAGTTATGTTCTGTAATATCAATAGGATAAATAGGatttttagcttaaattttCAATTCAAGTAGACCATTAGATCCTCAAGGACGTTTCCCTTGCCCCCCTCCAATTCACTTAAGCCGAgtgaaatgagaaagaaaaaaagaagtctAATTCcacatttatattttcttctcaagaaTGACGAAGAAATAGAACACTAGAAATCAAATATTgaccatgatttttttttctttttttaaaaaaagaagagccAGTAGCCCCACACATAGAGGCCCCGttccaagtttattaaaaaatctcaCTTATGGTGGAGAAAACCATGGTTACAACATCAATACATTAGGAAAATGCTCCCCACGTGTACACCCATAACCAACTTATTACATccaaaaaaccaaacaaaacaacCCCAAAAAAACTCCTACTATCCAGAGTAAACCAAACTAAAAACGTATATAATGCATACCTGATTTATCTAATCTGTATAGACCTCTCATTTTTACATCCAACAGACCAACATTTCGGACTACCTTATTCACCCCTGTTGCACCTTCTTTTGCTAACAGATCAGCAACACTATTAGCTTCCCTGAAGCAATGACTAATAGATAAATCAAATTCTTCTAATAAAGCCACtattttgtcccaaaaattCCAAAGGTACCAAACAGTACACTTTTTAGTAATCAACCAATTAACAACCACCAAAGAATCACATTCCATATCAATATTAAAGAAACCCAGCTGTTTGCATAATAACAGTCCCTCTAACACTCCTCTGAGTTCGGCTTCATTATTAGTACAATGACCAAAGTACTTTGTAAAAGCAAACCTCAACATACCAGTATCATCCCTCAAtataccaccaccacctcctTCTCCAGGATTACCTAAATTACTGCCATCTATATTTAGCTTAAATCTTCTCAGACTAGGCGCAG
This sequence is a window from Carya illinoinensis cultivar Pawnee chromosome 9, C.illinoinensisPawnee_v1, whole genome shotgun sequence. Protein-coding genes within it:
- the LOC122276516 gene encoding 60S ribosomal export protein NMD3-like produces the protein MAEESGMFMVPQTVGSVLCCRCGIPMAPNAANMCVKCLRSEVDITEGLQKHVIIIHCPECDTYLQPPRTWLKAQLESKELLTFCVKRLKNLNKVRLVHAEFIWTEPHSKRIKVRLKVQKEVLNGAILEQSYVVEYVQQEHMCESCSRIQANPDQWVAAVQLRQHVSHRRTFFYLEQLILKHNAAASAIKIKQMDQGIDFFFSNRSHGVKFVEFVGKVAPVRSRNDKQLVSHDTKSNNYNYKYTFSVEICPICREDLICLPPKVAASLGNLGPLVICTKVTNSIALLDPFTLRICFLDADQYWRVPFKSLSTSRQLVEYIVLDVEIVSSEVNVGGSKYFLADAQVARLSDFGKNDTIFSIRTHLGHLLNPGDYALGYDLYGANSNDGELEKHKGLILPEAILIKKSYEEKRQKKRGKPRAWKLKSLDMEVDDRKGRAEQEKMNTEYEQFLKDLEENPEMRFNVSLYRNRDYQPSEMTSVADGDDLPSVPLEELLADLELSEEEEVASDSMME